A stretch of the Zeugodacus cucurbitae isolate PBARC_wt_2022May chromosome 6, idZeuCucr1.2, whole genome shotgun sequence genome encodes the following:
- the LOC105216900 gene encoding uncharacterized protein LOC105216900 isoform X2: MFGSKLRSWMENHIGRPRKKGAKNKTTNSSTVSAATAAGCSHEAYQHYGGNNKKISSSNSSSIFTLHHARSNGASSTSPSITANNSSASAAPTMTTVMVSPGTMSSFGANHHNGGGGGGGCGSGCGSVIASPVRRREVSPIQGHTQSRYGWQSPDQETITSPKSDNFLYAPQHRVRSQSHHTNHHHHQQQQHPPQLQQPPYTVPNSKDNSSDDRSLQARSFTQSYNHHIPQQQQQHQHSQLSQNTIPQQQQPHPADCSSSSISSLSWSTGSKEPSMNSSSNPNNNTSHNNSNNNSTFSKPLPAPEQPNNSINDLQHFEEEDPNTVHYEEIRTILRHPEHCSSSYNSNNPFLIHERPKSEQLTSFTAARSLYADRRSQDDASTRYGRLLPYKIQSCSNSNDSLNANGSMTYVKSGSAEYILQQYQTSANGYMCSTAAEFSSSHQSGNVNSPATMHCQRARLRGGRFANGHVLNGAQQGASVAGVPLHSLSSPESAYSTGYSTDGTSPGAIYTPPEYYINMRTGTHYFPKSVNSLAIEAQRYKFGLNKIEEMSPIDPMPKTSFANASSLYKRADSYDMGQGCSNNNGMHHEPFIPLDAPHAIQPPDSVGRHSPLPLRNTIVLPTLKGFESPSPRQRCRIRTNPWYLTTEANAPAAGDVSVQNVLAFLPPPPPTQPPPTAMSTTSDTSTISSSAHSTRLPEAVGTPLRQQKQGKMMTSGSAGGGRREHDAASTSSSGKRSSNATTDGRRGVQHIQQTSDMNNVGKLTAGYESTESSSSLTEVENMQRNYTPNTVRRKRAEQLQMKVGQPLSAVLAGVCVINGERVGNNREPILSDDDATLNEMMGKFDESYVYEKETDILSDSDQTDCPSDLDTGQDAGDECDTDELLDIDFIDTSSIQEVSERRDSDCNLGSCYYYNQSPKSVHQQGGKRASVRSRRSSRSLKNTQEETNTVVAAGSSSQRRRKRFLKTRKKSAENRNEQPNSPHKTRKSRSVGGTPVCVRRQRHITAKNRIYETSPLTNRSSSLVFTEVRDTKRFMTIAESERALLKADLEADVKYRQLIQEAESLLVSMKNSMQSIPRDTPVSSPRRVNPLANKRVEMLKNCETETRREQLKQAQQRSLDAIHLEKQQKQQQQDLAAAINRRIDLLRHAPASAPNSPRFSRYSPRKTHITNFINQNVPPEIPPRKAVDATKPPQSPQLQLNGRRMPPSPTSTSIQERRFRSQSPVSRHKSGAYLQRIQNIDSDSDSEFQSKAYDDNQLSNDYGAQTTQVHAATAVDAVNHNYLPEFERLSRYDEADLSNHNVTSLEGKSASSAAKRQARIMQACPQSEPLKRKVYSGSSTFERIKKSFDLEAEIPKQAMLAKIHNLRRRERQRSNPRLNTHTSSQDLQQSVGEYSNGDNTVDVNKKQMILSTIADLKRSLESQSVELNGLNED, from the exons atgttcggttcgaaattacGTTCATGGATGGAGAACCACATAGGGCGCCCGCGTAAGAAGGGCGccaaaaataaaactacaaacaG CAGTACTGTTAGTGCCGCCACGGCCGCGGGCTGCAGTCATGAGGCGTATCAGCATTACGGTGGCAACAACAAGAAGATTTCCAGCTCGAATTCGAGCTCTATTTTTACGCTTCATCACGCGCGCAGTAATGGCGCGTCTTCCACGTCACCATCAATCACTGCCAACAACTCGTCTGCGTCCGCGGCGCCGACAATGACGACGGTAATGGTTTCGCCCGGCACGATGTCCTCATTCGGTGCTAATCATCACAATGGTGGCGGTGGAGGTGGTGGCTGTGGCAGTGGCTGCGGCAGTGTCATTGCTAGTCCGGTCAGGCGACGTGAAGTCTCGCCCATTCAAGGCCAT ACACAGAGTCGTTACGGTTGGCAGTCACCGGATCAGGAGACAATCACTTCACCGAAATCCGACAATTTCCTATATGCGCCACAACATCGCGTACGCAGCCAGTCGCATCACACAAAtcaccatcatcatcaacagcaacagcatccaCCGCAGCTACAACAACCTCCATATACAGTGCCAAACAGCAAGGATAATTCCAGTGATGATCGTTCATTGCAGGCAAGGTCTTTCACACAATCGTACAATCATCATATAccccaacaacagcagcaacaccaacatTCACAGTTGTCCCAGAATACTAtcccacaacaacagcaaccacatcCCGCCGATTGTTCCTCCTCATCGATTTCGTCATTGTCGTGGTCCACTGGTTCTAAGGAGCCTTCCATGAACTCCAGCAGCAATCCCAATAACAACAcaagccacaacaacagcaataataatagtaCATTTTCCAAACCTCTGCCTGCTCCTGAGCAACCTAATAACAGCATCAACGATTTACAACATTTCGAAGAGGAGGATCCAAATACCGTTCACTATGAGGAGATACGCACAATTCTACGTCATCCGGAACATTGCAGTTCCAGTTACAATAGTAATAATCCTTTCCTTATACATGAACGTCCCAAATCCGAGCAGCTCACTTCGTTTACAGCAGCGCGTTCGCTCTATGCAGATCGTCGCTCGCAGGATGACGCATCCACGCGCTACGGACGCCTCTTGCCGTATAAGATTCAGAGCTGTAGCAACTCGAATGACAGCTTGAATGCGAACGGCTCGATGACATACGTAAAAAGCGGCAGCGCTGAATATATATTACAACAATATCAAACTTCCGCTAATGGATACATGTGCAGTACCGCAGCCGAGTTTTCCTCGAGTCATCAGTCGGGTAATGTCAACAGTCCAGCGACCATGCACTGTCAGCGCGCACGTTTACGTGGAGGTCGCTTTGCCAATGGGCATGTTCTAAATGGTGCACAGCAAGGAGCCAGTGTGGCCGGAGTACCGCTTCATAGTCTCTCATCGCCGGAAAGTGCCTACTCTACTGGCTACTCCACCGACGGTACTTCGCCAGGCGCCATTTACACACCACCAGAATACTATATCAATATGCGTACCGGTACGCATTACTTCCCGAAGAGCGTTAACTCACTGGCTATCGAGGCGCAGCGTTACAAATTTGGTCTGAATAAAATAGAGGAAATGTCACCTATAGATCCAATG CCGAAGACCTCCTTTGCCAATGCTTCCAGTCTATACAAGCGTGCCGATTCGTATGATATGGGCCAAggttgtagcaacaacaatggcatgCATCACGAACCATTTATACCATTAGATGCTCCACATGCCATTCAACCACCCGACAGTGTTGGCCGACACAGTCCTTTGCCGTTGCGTAACACCATTGTTTTGCCCACCTTGAAGGGTTTTGAAT CACCATCCCCCAGACAACGTTGCCGTATACGTACGAATCCGTGGTATCTCACAACGGAAGCAAATGCGCCAGCGGCGGGTGATGTGAGTGTGCAAAATGTGCTGGCATttttgccaccaccaccaccaacacagCCGCCGCCAACGGCGATGTCAACAACATCTGACACGTCGACGATTTCCTCGTCAGCGCACTCAACGAGGCTGCCGGAGGCTGTCGGCACGCCACTGCGACAGCAGAAACAGGGTAAGATGATGACAAGTGGCAGTGCGGGAGGTGGGCGGAGGGAACATGATGCCGCAAGCACATCATCCTCTGGAAAGAGATCCAGCAATGCAACAACAGATGGACGACGGGGAGTGCAACACATCCAACAGACAAGTGACAT GAACAATGTTGGCAAGTTGACTGCTGGATACGAGTCCACAGAGAGCTCTTCGTCTTTGACTGAAGTGGAAAATATGCAAAGGAACTACACACCCAACACTGTGCGTCGCAAGCGTGCAGAGCAATTGCAGATGAAGGTGGGTCAGCCTCTGTCTGCGGTGTTGGCAGGTGTGTGCGTTATAAATGGCGAGCGCGTTGGAAACAACAGGGAGCCGATATTAAGTGACGATGATGCCACGTTGAACGAGATGATGGGAAAGTTTGATGAGAGTTATGTGTATGAGAAGGAGACTGATATACTCAG TGATTCGGATCAAACTGATTGCCCCTCTGATTTGGACACGGGACAGGATGCGGGGGATGAATGTGATACTGACGAACTGCTCGACATCGATTTCATTGATACCTCATCTATACAGGAGGTTTCGGAACGTAGGGACTCGGATTGCAATTTAGGCAGTTGTTATTACTACAACCAGAGTCCGAAATCGGTACACCAACAAGGTGGAAAGCGCGCATCCGTGCGTTCGCGGAGAAGCTCTAGAAGTTTGAAGAACACACAAGAGGAAACGAATACAGTCGTGGCTGCTGGAAGTAGCTCACAGCGACGACGTAAGCGCTTTCTGAAGACACGCAAGAAGAGTGCTGAAAACCGTAACGAACAACCAAATTCGCCACACAAAACTCGAAAGTCACGCAGTGTTGGCGGTACGCCAGTTTGCGTGCGCCGACAAAGACATATCACAGCAAAGAATAG AATTTATGAGACTTCACCACTTACGAACAGATCTAGCTCACTAGTATTTACAGAAGTACGCGACACCAAGCGTTTTATGACAATCGCGGAGAGTGAACGGGCTTTGCTGAAAGCGGATTTAGAGGCGGATGTTAAGTATAGACAACTAATACAAGAAGCTGAATCCTTACTAGTATCCATGAAAAACAGTATGCAAAG CATACCACGGGACACACCCGTCTCAAGTCCACGTCGAGTCAACCCTCTGGCCAATAAGCGTGTAGAAATGCTGAAAAACTGCGAAACAGAAACACGTCGCGAACAACTGAAACAAGCACAGCAACGTTCTTTGGATGCTATCCATTTagagaaacaacaaaagcagcaacaacaagatttGGCCGCCGCTATTAATCGGCGTATAGACTTACTGAGGCATGCGCCTGCGTCAGCACCTAATAGCCCACGCTTCAGCCGCTACAGTCCACGGAAAACCCACATAACGAATTTCATCAATCAAAATGTGCCGCCAGAGATACCACCTCGCAAGGCGGTGGACGCAACGAAACCTCCACAGTCTCCACAGTTACAACTGAATGGACGACGTATGCCACCGAGCCCAACTTCCACATCTATTCAAGAACGCCGATTCCGCAGTCAGTCGCCAGTGTCGCGTCACAAGTCTGGCGCTTATTTGCAACGTATTCAAAACATTGATAGCGACTCTGATTCAGAGTTTCAAAGCAAAGCTTATGATGATAATCAGCTAAGTAATGATTATGGTGCGCAGACGACACAGGTCCACGCCGCGACAGCCGTCGATGCGGTAAATCACAATTATTTGCCTGAGTTCGAGAGACTTTCACGCTACGATGAAGCAGATTTGTCTAATCACAATGTGACCAGTTTGGAGGGGAAGTCAGCGAGTTCAGCGGCTAAGCGGCAGGCAAGGATAATGCAAGCCTGTCCACAGAGCGAGCCGCTGAAGAGAAAGGTTTACAGCGGCAGCTCGACATTTGAGCGCATCAAAAAGAGTTTCGACTTGGAGGCCG AAATCCCAAAACAAGCAATGTTAGCAAAAATTCATAATCTGCGGCGTCGTGAGCGTCAAAGGTCGAATCCACGCTTAAACACGCACACAAGCAGTCAGGATTTACAACAATCGGTGGGAGAATATTCTAACGGGGATAATACAGTTGATGTCAATAAAAAGCAAATGATTCTCAGCACAATTGCAGATCTCAAACGTAGTCTTGAGTCACAGAGCGTCGAACTAAATGGTCTCAATGAGGACTAA
- the LOC105216900 gene encoding uncharacterized protein LOC105216900 isoform X1: MFGSKLRSWMENHIGRPRKKGAKNKTTNSSTVSAATAAGCSHEAYQHYGGNNKKISSSNSSSIFTLHHARSNGASSTSPSITANNSSASAAPTMTTVMVSPGTMSSFGANHHNGGGGGGGCGSGCGSVIASPVRRREVSPIQGHTQSRYGWQSPDQETITSPKSDNFLYAPQHRVRSQSHHTNHHHHQQQQHPPQLQQPPYTVPNSKDNSSDDRSLQARSFTQSYNHHIPQQQQQHQHSQLSQNTIPQQQQPHPADCSSSSISSLSWSTGSKEPSMNSSSNPNNNTSHNNSNNNSTFSKPLPAPEQPNNSINDLQHFEEEDPNTVHYEEIRTILRHPEHCSSSYNSNNPFLIHERPKSEQLTSFTAARSLYADRRSQDDASTRYGRLLPYKIQSCSNSNDSLNANGSMTYVKSGSAEYILQQYQTSANGYMCSTAAEFSSSHQSGNVNSPATMHCQRARLRGGRFANGHVLNGAQQGASVAGVPLHSLSSPESAYSTGYSTDGTSPGAIYTPPEYYINMRTGTHYFPKSVNSLAIEAQRYKFGLNKIEEMSPIDPMPKTSFANASSLYKRADSYDMGQGCSNNNGMHHEPFIPLDAPHAIQPPDSVGRHSPLPLRNTIVLPTLKGFESPSPRQRCRIRTNPWYLTTEANAPAAGDVSVQNVLAFLPPPPPTQPPPTAMSTTSDTSTISSSAHSTRLPEAVGTPLRQQKQGKMMTSGSAGGGRREHDAASTSSSGKRSSNATTDGRRGVQHIQQTSDMNNVGKLTAGYESTESSSSLTEVENMQRNYTPNTVRRKRAEQLQMKVGQPLSAVLAGVCVINGERVGNNREPILSDDDATLNEMMGKFDESYVYEKETDILSSDSDQTDCPSDLDTGQDAGDECDTDELLDIDFIDTSSIQEVSERRDSDCNLGSCYYYNQSPKSVHQQGGKRASVRSRRSSRSLKNTQEETNTVVAAGSSSQRRRKRFLKTRKKSAENRNEQPNSPHKTRKSRSVGGTPVCVRRQRHITAKNRIYETSPLTNRSSSLVFTEVRDTKRFMTIAESERALLKADLEADVKYRQLIQEAESLLVSMKNSMQSIPRDTPVSSPRRVNPLANKRVEMLKNCETETRREQLKQAQQRSLDAIHLEKQQKQQQQDLAAAINRRIDLLRHAPASAPNSPRFSRYSPRKTHITNFINQNVPPEIPPRKAVDATKPPQSPQLQLNGRRMPPSPTSTSIQERRFRSQSPVSRHKSGAYLQRIQNIDSDSDSEFQSKAYDDNQLSNDYGAQTTQVHAATAVDAVNHNYLPEFERLSRYDEADLSNHNVTSLEGKSASSAAKRQARIMQACPQSEPLKRKVYSGSSTFERIKKSFDLEAEIPKQAMLAKIHNLRRRERQRSNPRLNTHTSSQDLQQSVGEYSNGDNTVDVNKKQMILSTIADLKRSLESQSVELNGLNED; encoded by the exons atgttcggttcgaaattacGTTCATGGATGGAGAACCACATAGGGCGCCCGCGTAAGAAGGGCGccaaaaataaaactacaaacaG CAGTACTGTTAGTGCCGCCACGGCCGCGGGCTGCAGTCATGAGGCGTATCAGCATTACGGTGGCAACAACAAGAAGATTTCCAGCTCGAATTCGAGCTCTATTTTTACGCTTCATCACGCGCGCAGTAATGGCGCGTCTTCCACGTCACCATCAATCACTGCCAACAACTCGTCTGCGTCCGCGGCGCCGACAATGACGACGGTAATGGTTTCGCCCGGCACGATGTCCTCATTCGGTGCTAATCATCACAATGGTGGCGGTGGAGGTGGTGGCTGTGGCAGTGGCTGCGGCAGTGTCATTGCTAGTCCGGTCAGGCGACGTGAAGTCTCGCCCATTCAAGGCCAT ACACAGAGTCGTTACGGTTGGCAGTCACCGGATCAGGAGACAATCACTTCACCGAAATCCGACAATTTCCTATATGCGCCACAACATCGCGTACGCAGCCAGTCGCATCACACAAAtcaccatcatcatcaacagcaacagcatccaCCGCAGCTACAACAACCTCCATATACAGTGCCAAACAGCAAGGATAATTCCAGTGATGATCGTTCATTGCAGGCAAGGTCTTTCACACAATCGTACAATCATCATATAccccaacaacagcagcaacaccaacatTCACAGTTGTCCCAGAATACTAtcccacaacaacagcaaccacatcCCGCCGATTGTTCCTCCTCATCGATTTCGTCATTGTCGTGGTCCACTGGTTCTAAGGAGCCTTCCATGAACTCCAGCAGCAATCCCAATAACAACAcaagccacaacaacagcaataataatagtaCATTTTCCAAACCTCTGCCTGCTCCTGAGCAACCTAATAACAGCATCAACGATTTACAACATTTCGAAGAGGAGGATCCAAATACCGTTCACTATGAGGAGATACGCACAATTCTACGTCATCCGGAACATTGCAGTTCCAGTTACAATAGTAATAATCCTTTCCTTATACATGAACGTCCCAAATCCGAGCAGCTCACTTCGTTTACAGCAGCGCGTTCGCTCTATGCAGATCGTCGCTCGCAGGATGACGCATCCACGCGCTACGGACGCCTCTTGCCGTATAAGATTCAGAGCTGTAGCAACTCGAATGACAGCTTGAATGCGAACGGCTCGATGACATACGTAAAAAGCGGCAGCGCTGAATATATATTACAACAATATCAAACTTCCGCTAATGGATACATGTGCAGTACCGCAGCCGAGTTTTCCTCGAGTCATCAGTCGGGTAATGTCAACAGTCCAGCGACCATGCACTGTCAGCGCGCACGTTTACGTGGAGGTCGCTTTGCCAATGGGCATGTTCTAAATGGTGCACAGCAAGGAGCCAGTGTGGCCGGAGTACCGCTTCATAGTCTCTCATCGCCGGAAAGTGCCTACTCTACTGGCTACTCCACCGACGGTACTTCGCCAGGCGCCATTTACACACCACCAGAATACTATATCAATATGCGTACCGGTACGCATTACTTCCCGAAGAGCGTTAACTCACTGGCTATCGAGGCGCAGCGTTACAAATTTGGTCTGAATAAAATAGAGGAAATGTCACCTATAGATCCAATG CCGAAGACCTCCTTTGCCAATGCTTCCAGTCTATACAAGCGTGCCGATTCGTATGATATGGGCCAAggttgtagcaacaacaatggcatgCATCACGAACCATTTATACCATTAGATGCTCCACATGCCATTCAACCACCCGACAGTGTTGGCCGACACAGTCCTTTGCCGTTGCGTAACACCATTGTTTTGCCCACCTTGAAGGGTTTTGAAT CACCATCCCCCAGACAACGTTGCCGTATACGTACGAATCCGTGGTATCTCACAACGGAAGCAAATGCGCCAGCGGCGGGTGATGTGAGTGTGCAAAATGTGCTGGCATttttgccaccaccaccaccaacacagCCGCCGCCAACGGCGATGTCAACAACATCTGACACGTCGACGATTTCCTCGTCAGCGCACTCAACGAGGCTGCCGGAGGCTGTCGGCACGCCACTGCGACAGCAGAAACAGGGTAAGATGATGACAAGTGGCAGTGCGGGAGGTGGGCGGAGGGAACATGATGCCGCAAGCACATCATCCTCTGGAAAGAGATCCAGCAATGCAACAACAGATGGACGACGGGGAGTGCAACACATCCAACAGACAAGTGACAT GAACAATGTTGGCAAGTTGACTGCTGGATACGAGTCCACAGAGAGCTCTTCGTCTTTGACTGAAGTGGAAAATATGCAAAGGAACTACACACCCAACACTGTGCGTCGCAAGCGTGCAGAGCAATTGCAGATGAAGGTGGGTCAGCCTCTGTCTGCGGTGTTGGCAGGTGTGTGCGTTATAAATGGCGAGCGCGTTGGAAACAACAGGGAGCCGATATTAAGTGACGATGATGCCACGTTGAACGAGATGATGGGAAAGTTTGATGAGAGTTATGTGTATGAGAAGGAGACTGATATACTCAG CAGTGATTCGGATCAAACTGATTGCCCCTCTGATTTGGACACGGGACAGGATGCGGGGGATGAATGTGATACTGACGAACTGCTCGACATCGATTTCATTGATACCTCATCTATACAGGAGGTTTCGGAACGTAGGGACTCGGATTGCAATTTAGGCAGTTGTTATTACTACAACCAGAGTCCGAAATCGGTACACCAACAAGGTGGAAAGCGCGCATCCGTGCGTTCGCGGAGAAGCTCTAGAAGTTTGAAGAACACACAAGAGGAAACGAATACAGTCGTGGCTGCTGGAAGTAGCTCACAGCGACGACGTAAGCGCTTTCTGAAGACACGCAAGAAGAGTGCTGAAAACCGTAACGAACAACCAAATTCGCCACACAAAACTCGAAAGTCACGCAGTGTTGGCGGTACGCCAGTTTGCGTGCGCCGACAAAGACATATCACAGCAAAGAATAG AATTTATGAGACTTCACCACTTACGAACAGATCTAGCTCACTAGTATTTACAGAAGTACGCGACACCAAGCGTTTTATGACAATCGCGGAGAGTGAACGGGCTTTGCTGAAAGCGGATTTAGAGGCGGATGTTAAGTATAGACAACTAATACAAGAAGCTGAATCCTTACTAGTATCCATGAAAAACAGTATGCAAAG CATACCACGGGACACACCCGTCTCAAGTCCACGTCGAGTCAACCCTCTGGCCAATAAGCGTGTAGAAATGCTGAAAAACTGCGAAACAGAAACACGTCGCGAACAACTGAAACAAGCACAGCAACGTTCTTTGGATGCTATCCATTTagagaaacaacaaaagcagcaacaacaagatttGGCCGCCGCTATTAATCGGCGTATAGACTTACTGAGGCATGCGCCTGCGTCAGCACCTAATAGCCCACGCTTCAGCCGCTACAGTCCACGGAAAACCCACATAACGAATTTCATCAATCAAAATGTGCCGCCAGAGATACCACCTCGCAAGGCGGTGGACGCAACGAAACCTCCACAGTCTCCACAGTTACAACTGAATGGACGACGTATGCCACCGAGCCCAACTTCCACATCTATTCAAGAACGCCGATTCCGCAGTCAGTCGCCAGTGTCGCGTCACAAGTCTGGCGCTTATTTGCAACGTATTCAAAACATTGATAGCGACTCTGATTCAGAGTTTCAAAGCAAAGCTTATGATGATAATCAGCTAAGTAATGATTATGGTGCGCAGACGACACAGGTCCACGCCGCGACAGCCGTCGATGCGGTAAATCACAATTATTTGCCTGAGTTCGAGAGACTTTCACGCTACGATGAAGCAGATTTGTCTAATCACAATGTGACCAGTTTGGAGGGGAAGTCAGCGAGTTCAGCGGCTAAGCGGCAGGCAAGGATAATGCAAGCCTGTCCACAGAGCGAGCCGCTGAAGAGAAAGGTTTACAGCGGCAGCTCGACATTTGAGCGCATCAAAAAGAGTTTCGACTTGGAGGCCG AAATCCCAAAACAAGCAATGTTAGCAAAAATTCATAATCTGCGGCGTCGTGAGCGTCAAAGGTCGAATCCACGCTTAAACACGCACACAAGCAGTCAGGATTTACAACAATCGGTGGGAGAATATTCTAACGGGGATAATACAGTTGATGTCAATAAAAAGCAAATGATTCTCAGCACAATTGCAGATCTCAAACGTAGTCTTGAGTCACAGAGCGTCGAACTAAATGGTCTCAATGAGGACTAA